In Caproiciproducens sp. NJN-50, the following are encoded in one genomic region:
- a CDS encoding FAD-dependent oxidoreductase, with protein sequence MEIKNTFDVIVVGGGTAGTLSAIAAAREGLSVAVVEKGTCLGGMATSSGLTEMNAAGFHGAPLYRGIEREIFERMIRSGYAAYYFAVPMSSNKDVKVDRLRYNPEMLKLLLEQMAVEAGITLFYETELTGAREKQETCTIAARGAYQTLELTSRYLIDASGNAALIRALGGETVAVRAENRMIATLMFRISNVDLEAVDAFVHSDRLDETIRRGREEGILKGSILAFTPIPGTKDVSLNVTRTKFDYEDTADSTRGIIEARAQIEPIFHFVQQKVSGMQQAYISGIASSVGVRDARKICGVYTLSIRDLEQMTRFDDRVACGCYPMDIHDPATNSVVWKMLPGVYYIPYRCLLPRGLHRTIVAGRCLSADTKAFGAIRVMPIMMNVGESAGYAAALAIREGKNLDELAVDALRDCLKEEYGE encoded by the coding sequence GTGGAAATCAAAAATACATTTGACGTGATTGTGGTAGGCGGCGGGACCGCAGGAACCCTCAGCGCCATCGCGGCGGCCCGGGAGGGGCTGAGCGTGGCGGTGGTTGAAAAGGGCACCTGCTTGGGCGGAATGGCAACGAGTTCGGGCCTTACAGAAATGAATGCAGCCGGTTTCCATGGCGCGCCGCTCTATCGGGGGATTGAGCGGGAAATCTTCGAACGGATGATCCGGAGCGGATATGCGGCATACTATTTCGCCGTCCCCATGTCGTCCAATAAGGACGTGAAGGTCGACCGCCTGCGCTATAATCCCGAAATGCTCAAACTGCTTTTGGAGCAAATGGCAGTGGAAGCCGGTATCACCCTGTTTTATGAAACAGAACTGACCGGCGCGCGGGAGAAACAGGAAACATGTACTATCGCCGCCAGGGGCGCTTATCAAACCCTGGAACTAACGAGCCGCTATCTGATCGATGCAAGCGGAAATGCTGCGCTGATCCGTGCCCTGGGGGGTGAAACGGTGGCGGTCCGGGCGGAGAACAGAATGATAGCCACACTGATGTTTCGTATTTCAAACGTGGACCTGGAGGCGGTGGATGCCTTTGTACACAGCGATCGGCTGGATGAGACTATCCGGCGGGGCCGTGAAGAAGGAATTCTGAAGGGCAGCATCCTGGCGTTCACTCCTATCCCGGGAACGAAGGATGTGAGCTTGAATGTCACGCGGACCAAATTCGACTACGAGGACACGGCAGACTCCACACGGGGTATCATTGAAGCCCGCGCTCAGATCGAACCCATTTTTCACTTCGTCCAGCAAAAGGTTTCCGGCATGCAACAAGCGTACATTTCCGGTATTGCCTCCAGTGTGGGGGTGCGGGATGCCCGCAAAATCTGCGGCGTATACACTTTGTCCATCCGGGATCTGGAGCAGATGACCCGTTTTGACGACCGGGTGGCCTGCGGCTGCTATCCCATGGACATCCACGATCCGGCGACCAATTCGGTCGTATGGAAAATGCTGCCGGGCGTGTATTACATCCCCTACCGCTGTTTGCTGCCCAGGGGACTTCACCGGACTATCGTTGCGGGCAGGTGCCTCAGCGCGGACACCAAGGCGTTTGGGGCGATACGCGTAATGCCTATCATGATGAATGTGGGCGAGTCAGCCGGCTACGCGGCGGCTCTGGCCATACGGGAGGGCAAAAACCTGGATGAGCTCGCTGTGGATGCTCTCAGGGACTGCCTGAAAGAAGAATACGGCGAATAA
- a CDS encoding SLC13 family permease — translation MKKNQSKLIMMILSLAFILLFQFVPAPAGLTSTSMQVIGIFIGIMLMWNFIGIDWPSFLCMAILAAFQIMKPAEIFKSGFGNATIAFLMVFFMMSYTLSQVGLSRRLAVWFFTNKLAQKSPWMFVTMFLFGAMVMASFMSQTAALLIFLPIAEQIFKELEYEKGDRFPQMLVLGLGISVGIGSANTPLGHAIILIPIQLLQEQTGLSVNIIAYSAFGIATGLLIFTALILVYRFLYHPDLNKLANYDATKLRNDLPPMSKQEKIAAGLFAGVIAVWILQGFLKNIIPAAGGYLAGLGNAVPVMIAIIIMCVIEVDGKPIMNYKDAATHGVPWSALIFNSAVLVLSGALVLDNVGISKFLIKNVTPLVSGMNQTVFILAIATLCIVMTNFASNTVCATVFYTISAPIALAMGNINMVALASLIGAAASYAFATPPSTMPMAVVASSGWVDMKVMFKYGGLIALISIAMLAFVGYPIAAAVL, via the coding sequence ATGAAAAAGAATCAAAGCAAACTGATCATGATGATCCTGTCTTTGGCGTTTATCCTGCTGTTTCAATTTGTTCCGGCACCGGCCGGCCTGACTTCCACCAGCATGCAGGTAATCGGTATTTTTATCGGTATCATGTTGATGTGGAACTTTATTGGCATTGACTGGCCCAGTTTTCTATGTATGGCGATTCTGGCGGCGTTTCAGATTATGAAACCTGCCGAAATTTTCAAAAGCGGATTTGGCAACGCCACCATTGCATTCCTGATGGTATTCTTCATGATGAGCTACACGCTGTCTCAGGTAGGACTCTCCCGCCGGCTGGCCGTGTGGTTTTTCACCAATAAACTGGCGCAGAAGAGCCCGTGGATGTTTGTGACCATGTTCCTTTTCGGCGCGATGGTTATGGCTTCTTTCATGTCTCAAACAGCTGCTCTGTTGATTTTCCTCCCGATTGCAGAACAGATTTTTAAAGAGCTTGAGTATGAAAAGGGCGACCGTTTCCCCCAGATGTTGGTACTGGGCCTGGGGATTTCCGTGGGTATTGGCTCCGCCAATACCCCTTTGGGCCACGCCATCATCCTGATTCCCATCCAGCTGTTGCAGGAACAAACCGGTTTGAGTGTAAACATCATTGCCTACAGCGCCTTCGGCATAGCAACCGGCCTTCTGATTTTTACGGCACTGATTTTGGTTTACCGCTTTCTGTACCATCCCGATCTGAACAAGCTGGCCAACTATGATGCAACCAAGCTGCGCAATGATTTGCCGCCCATGAGCAAGCAGGAAAAAATAGCGGCCGGCCTGTTTGCCGGCGTTATCGCCGTCTGGATCCTGCAGGGCTTCCTGAAGAACATTATACCTGCGGCGGGGGGCTACCTGGCTGGTTTGGGCAACGCAGTGCCCGTCATGATCGCAATCATCATCATGTGTGTGATAGAAGTGGATGGCAAGCCCATTATGAACTATAAGGACGCCGCTACCCACGGTGTGCCTTGGAGCGCCCTGATCTTCAACTCCGCCGTGCTGGTCCTTAGCGGTGCATTGGTCCTGGACAATGTGGGCATCTCCAAATTCCTGATTAAAAATGTGACTCCTCTGGTTTCCGGCATGAACCAAACCGTATTCATCCTGGCCATTGCTACCCTGTGTATCGTCATGACCAACTTTGCCTCCAATACTGTATGCGCCACTGTTTTCTACACCATTTCCGCCCCAATTGCTCTCGCTATGGGCAACATCAACATGGTTGCTCTGGCCTCCTTAATTGGCGCAGCGGCTTCTTATGCATTCGCTACTCCGCCCTCGACCATGCCGATGGCCGTTGTGGCCAGCAGCGGCTGGGTGGATATGAAAGTCATGTTCAAGTACGGCGGTCTGATAGCCCTGATCAGCATTGCGATGCTGGCCTTTGTAGGTTACCCCATTGCCGCTGCCGTCCTGTAA
- a CDS encoding LysR family transcriptional regulator, translating to MDLFQIKCFIHIVDQKSFTKAAFEVSISQSALSKNISKLEKELGIQLFDRSKRLATLTPAGHEFESYARKIQTDYDALLSAVKRFSTSGHLHIGSVEHMGRVGLTAPISSFLKQYPDKSVSIDIEKGDTVGLMNQLMAGKIDMAFIAHIISPISKTSNIDAYQLGQYRLYTLLLDEYHVIIGPQHKFAKRETISWQELAAERLVILNESYSLNTIIRETFRQCGLRPDIVFECDQVDTILGLVEENFGVSLLSKRIATTKYNVVAIRMDSPITRNTVLVIPKEVESHQRLAGQFAHHIINYYEDMTGGSSIRVVSGQS from the coding sequence ATGGATTTGTTTCAGATAAAATGCTTTATTCATATCGTAGATCAAAAGAGCTTTACCAAGGCAGCTTTTGAAGTATCGATCTCCCAGTCCGCGCTGTCCAAAAATATAAGTAAACTTGAAAAGGAACTGGGCATCCAGCTTTTCGACCGCAGCAAACGGTTAGCCACCCTGACTCCGGCAGGTCATGAATTTGAATCTTACGCCCGAAAAATTCAGACCGATTACGACGCTTTGCTTTCGGCAGTCAAGCGGTTCTCCACGAGCGGCCACCTGCATATAGGCAGCGTAGAACACATGGGCCGCGTGGGCCTTACTGCACCGATTTCCTCGTTTCTAAAACAGTATCCTGACAAAAGCGTCTCCATCGACATTGAAAAAGGAGATACCGTGGGACTGATGAATCAGCTGATGGCCGGAAAAATCGACATGGCCTTTATAGCCCACATCATTTCTCCCATTTCCAAAACCTCAAACATCGATGCATATCAGTTAGGGCAGTACCGTCTCTACACTCTTTTGTTAGATGAATATCATGTGATTATTGGTCCCCAGCACAAATTTGCGAAGCGCGAGACGATCTCCTGGCAGGAGCTTGCCGCCGAACGGCTGGTGATTCTGAACGAAAGCTACAGCTTGAATACCATAATCCGGGAAACCTTCCGCCAGTGCGGACTGCGGCCCGACATCGTCTTTGAATGCGACCAGGTGGATACCATTTTGGGTTTGGTAGAAGAAAATTTCGGCGTATCCCTTCTCTCGAAACGGATCGCAACCACGAAATACAACGTGGTTGCGATCCGGATGGATTCCCCGATTACCCGCAACACTGTTCTGGTTATTCCAAAAGAGGTCGAATCCCATCAGCGCCTCGCGGGGCAATTTGCGCACCATATCATAAATTATTACGAAGACATGACCGGCGGGTCCTCCATCCGCGTAGTTTCCGGGCAGTCTTAA
- a CDS encoding phospholipase D family nuclease: MKKRLFTLILTVTLALGISGCSAFHDTASQLFSQMENVPAAPVSAAVSGSSVSVYFPRAGQDAEGKLIEEIGSAEKRLDVAIYSFTDKKVADAIAGDKKRGVAVRLISDKECSGASSQKACLKIVKNAGIPVKVNSHSGIMHLKVSIIDDSSVTTGSYNYTASAQKKNDENLVVVANETIAGEYEKEFDRMWNDTKNYTFLS; this comes from the coding sequence ATGAAGAAAAGATTGTTTACGTTGATTTTGACTGTGACGTTGGCTTTGGGAATTTCAGGATGCTCTGCCTTTCATGACACCGCCAGTCAGTTGTTCAGCCAAATGGAAAACGTTCCTGCGGCTCCGGTGTCAGCTGCGGTATCCGGATCGTCCGTCTCGGTGTATTTCCCGAGAGCGGGACAGGATGCGGAGGGGAAATTAATAGAGGAAATCGGCTCGGCGGAGAAGAGGCTGGATGTTGCCATCTACAGCTTCACAGACAAAAAAGTTGCGGACGCGATCGCGGGAGACAAAAAGCGCGGCGTGGCGGTCCGCTTGATTTCAGATAAAGAGTGCTCCGGCGCATCCAGCCAGAAAGCATGTTTGAAGATCGTAAAAAACGCGGGCATCCCCGTGAAAGTCAATTCCCATTCCGGTATCATGCATCTGAAAGTATCCATCATCGACGATTCGTCCGTTACAACCGGAAGCTATAATTATACCGCTTCCGCGCAGAAAAAAAACGATGAGAATCTGGTTGTTGTCGCCAACGAAACAATTGCGGGCGAATATGAGAAAGAATTTGACCGGATGTGGAACGATACGAAAAATTACACCTTTTTATCCTGA
- a CDS encoding MarR family winged helix-turn-helix transcriptional regulator, protein MDFSFCINYLLTVAQHEIFMNFAAGLAPYGITPGQYGVLNCLWTYGPCTPKEIAKELRLENSTISGVLDRMQKRGVIDRELDPNDRRSIQVVLTEEGKAMKDDVLRVIDDLNDVALSPFTQQERDTLIYCLRKIGNVESHGSPR, encoded by the coding sequence ATGGATTTTTCTTTTTGCATCAATTATCTTTTGACAGTCGCTCAGCACGAAATTTTTATGAACTTTGCCGCCGGCCTGGCACCTTATGGCATTACTCCCGGTCAGTATGGCGTACTTAACTGTCTGTGGACCTATGGGCCCTGCACCCCGAAGGAGATCGCCAAGGAACTTCGCCTGGAAAATTCCACGATCTCCGGCGTTCTGGACCGTATGCAGAAGAGGGGAGTGATCGACCGGGAATTGGACCCCAACGACCGGAGAAGTATCCAGGTTGTGCTGACCGAAGAGGGAAAGGCCATGAAGGACGATGTGCTTCGGGTCATCGATGATTTGAATGATGTTGCTCTGAGCCCCTTTACCCAGCAGGAGCGGGATACTCTCATCTATTGTCTGAGAAAAATCGGCAATGTGGAATCTCATGGGTCTCCGCGTTAA